The following proteins are encoded in a genomic region of Cyclonatronum proteinivorum:
- a CDS encoding shikimate kinase yields the protein MALQHHKSITLCGMMGCGKSAHGRQLARELNMMFRDLDQLIADQYNMPVSQIFSERGEAFFRAAERDMLNDLLGLPPAVIALGGGALQDEAQARFIRENSILCFIDAPFDSILERVQRNTRRPMLLDENGKLKSEEEIRKILTELDQKRRPLYESAHVHFVPPVNKRVQLSAKKLISEIDAFLQRTNH from the coding sequence ATGGCATTACAGCATCACAAATCCATTACCCTGTGCGGTATGATGGGATGCGGTAAATCAGCACACGGGCGGCAGCTGGCACGGGAGCTTAATATGATGTTCCGCGATTTGGATCAGCTGATTGCGGACCAATACAACATGCCTGTGTCACAAATTTTTTCGGAACGGGGGGAAGCTTTCTTCCGGGCTGCCGAACGGGATATGCTGAATGATTTGCTGGGTTTGCCGCCTGCCGTTATTGCGCTGGGCGGCGGTGCTTTACAGGATGAAGCACAGGCCCGTTTTATTCGGGAAAACAGCATATTATGCTTTATTGATGCACCTTTTGATAGTATTTTAGAGAGGGTGCAAAGAAACACGCGCAGGCCTATGTTGCTTGATGAAAACGGTAAGCTGAAATCAGAAGAAGAGATTCGGAAAATACTCACGGAGCTCGATCAGAAAAGACGCCCGCTTTATGAATCAGCCCATGTTCACTTTGTGCCCCCTGTCAATAAAAGGGTTCAGTTATCTGCCAAAAAGTTAATTAGCGAAATTGATGCATTCCTTCAGCGTACAAACCATTAG
- the aroB gene encoding 3-dehydroquinate synthase, with translation MHSFSVQTISIQEDLQYKVITGDAPWEPLREVLASINTRQAVFLVDENVFRLQDGFIAWLSSLVERPVLARIPAGESSKSTENWISLVNFCLEQGIDRQTPVVAVGGGVTGDLAGFVAASVLRGLPLIHIPTTILAMVDSSVGGKTGINHETGKNLIGAFYQPRAVVSFLSVLETLPDEEFISGFAEVLKYGAIQDTGILTLLDGRDILQLRKDIPLLKEIIDRCIKVKARVVTEDSKESGLRMILNYGHTFGHAIEKVAGYGRISHGQAVFAGMMAAAVMARKLGATINTDLIAQHTASFIKPGLLDGLDIEALNHAMRSDKKVSSATVRFILLHEYGKPYLHPVEDSGFISEVWTESFSEISASIS, from the coding sequence ATGCATTCCTTCAGCGTACAAACCATTAGCATTCAGGAAGACCTGCAGTACAAAGTAATAACCGGAGATGCGCCATGGGAACCGCTCAGGGAAGTACTGGCTTCTATTAATACCCGTCAGGCCGTTTTTTTGGTTGATGAAAATGTTTTCCGGCTGCAGGACGGATTCATAGCGTGGCTCAGCAGCCTGGTCGAGCGGCCTGTCCTTGCCCGCATTCCCGCAGGTGAAAGCAGCAAGAGCACCGAAAACTGGATTTCCCTCGTAAATTTTTGTCTCGAGCAGGGGATCGATCGTCAAACGCCGGTCGTCGCTGTGGGCGGAGGCGTAACAGGGGATCTGGCCGGCTTTGTTGCCGCTTCCGTGCTGCGCGGACTTCCGCTGATTCACATCCCAACTACGATTCTTGCAATGGTTGACAGTTCCGTTGGCGGGAAAACGGGTATCAACCATGAAACCGGAAAAAATCTGATTGGCGCTTTTTATCAGCCCCGCGCTGTTGTCTCCTTTCTTTCGGTACTCGAAACGCTTCCGGATGAAGAGTTCATCAGCGGTTTTGCGGAAGTGCTCAAATACGGCGCCATACAGGATACCGGTATCCTCACATTGCTCGACGGGCGTGATATTCTGCAGTTGCGTAAGGACATCCCCTTGCTCAAAGAAATTATTGATCGCTGTATTAAAGTCAAGGCCAGGGTCGTTACGGAGGACAGTAAAGAGTCCGGACTCCGTATGATTCTCAACTATGGACACACCTTCGGGCATGCCATTGAAAAGGTGGCGGGTTACGGACGAATTTCGCACGGTCAGGCTGTTTTTGCCGGAATGATGGCTGCCGCGGTCATGGCCCGTAAACTGGGCGCAACTATAAATACCGATTTGATTGCACAGCATACGGCTTCTTTCATAAAACCGGGCTTGCTGGATGGCCTCGATATCGAAGCCCTGAATCATGCCATGCGGTCAGATAAAAAGGTCAGCAGTGCTACGGTTCGCTTCATATTGCTTCACGAATACGGAAAACCTTACCTGCACCCCGTAGAGGACAGCGGGTTCATTTCAGAGGTCTGGACAGAAAGTTTCTCGGAAATCAGCGCTTCCATCAGCTAA